A stretch of Rhododendron vialii isolate Sample 1 chromosome 4a, ASM3025357v1 DNA encodes these proteins:
- the LOC131323390 gene encoding ABC transporter G family member 10, with protein MELPVRRPPYKLETKNLSYPTGGSKWVLRCKAPKRPPTLILHDVHCEARPGEITAIAGPSGAGKTTLLEILAGKIPPGNASGKVLVNNFPMDGKIFRRMSGYVTQEENLFPLLTVEETLVYSALLRLRGGKKEARSRVRVLMKELGLERVSGSRIGEGSNHGISGGERRRVSIGVELVHDPAVVLIDEPTSGLDSASALQVISLLKSMVVNQGKTIVLTIHQPGFRILELFDRIVLLSNGVAIHNGSLKFLEERLKFAGYCIPRHVNVLEFAIDVTSRLVIQSSEIFNNQFFDEEEEENKHRPHANRIEEKPFSYPNSHFEEVAILGERFCKNVFRTKQLFATRVIQALVAGLVLGSIFLNVGNNQDPVSLQTRLGFFAFTLTFLLSSTTEGLPIFLQERGILERETSRGAYRVSSYIISNTLVFFPFLLLVGLLYSSSVYWLIGLRREIDGFLYFSLVVWMVVLMSNSFTACFSALVPNFIMGTSVISGLMGSFFLFSGYFISRENIPSYWIFMHYLSLFKYPFECFMVNEYGGEAGRRRCVESEMGVCELYGDGFLRQQGVKESQKWSNLAVMMGFILGYRVFCFLILWYRCSRSRK; from the exons ATGGAATTGCCTGTCAGGAGACCTCCGTACAAGCTAGAAACCAAGAACTTGTCATACCCAACTGGTGGTTCCAAATGGGTTCTACGTTGCAAGGCTCCCAAGAGGCCTCCCACTTTGATCCTGCATGATGTGCATTGCGAAGCCAGGCCAGGGGAGATCACTGCCATTGCCGGCCCGAGCGGGGCCGGCAAGACAACTCTCCTGGAAATTCTAGCCGGGAAGATACCGCCGGGGAACGCTTCCGGTAAAGTGCTTGTCAACAATTTCCCGATGGATGGGAAGATTTTCCGGCGGATGTCGGGGTACGTGACGCAAGAGGAGAATCTGTTCCCGCTGCTGACCGTCGAAGAAACACTGGTGTACAGTGCTCTCCTGAGGCTGAGAGGTGGGAAGAAAGAGGCTAGAAGCAGAGTGAGAGTGCTGATGAAGGAGCTCGGGCTGGAGCGGGTTTCGGGCTCGCGGATCGGGGAAGGGTCGAACCATGGGATTTCGGGTGGGGAGAGGAGGAGAGTTTCGATCGGGGTTGAGTTGGTCCATGACCCGGCTGTTGTCTTGATCGATGAACCGACTTCAGGGTTGGATTCAGCTTCAGCTCTTCAAGTGATTTCACTTCTTAAATCAATGGTGGTTAATCAAG GTAAAACCATTGTCCTAACCATCCACCAACCGGGTTTCCGGATCCTCGAGCTCTTCGACCGGATTGTTTTGCTTTCCAATGGGGTTGCAATCCACAACGGTTCACTAAAGTTTCTCGAAGAGAGGCTAAAGTTTGCTGGATATTGCATTCCTCGCCACGTCAATGTGCTCGAATTCGCCATTGATGTCACCTCAAGGTTGGTTATTCAGAGTTCAGAGATTTTCAACAACCAGTTctttgatgaagaagaagaagaaaacaagcaCAGACCACACGCAAACCGCATCGAAGAGAAGCCATTTTCGTACCCGAATTCGCACTTCGAAGAAGTGGCTATACTCGGTGAGAGATTCTGCAAAAACGTGTTCAGGACTAAGCAGCTCTTCGCCACAAGAGTTATACAAGCCCTCGTTGCTGGATTAGTCCTCGGCTCAATTTTCCTGAACGTTGGCAACAACCAGGACCCTGTTTCCTTACAAACCCGGCTCGGGTTTTTCGCATTCACCCTCACCTTCTTGCTCTCTTCCACAACCGAAGGCCTGCCCATTTTCCTGCAGGAGAgaggaattctagagagagagacttccAGAGGAGCTTACAGGGTTTCTTCTTATATCATATCAAACacccttgttttctttccatttctaTTACTAGTCGGCCTTCTCTACTCCTCCTCTGTGTACTGGTTAATCGGTCTAAGGCGCGAAATCGACGGTTTCCTCTACTTCTCCTTGGTTGTCTGGATGGTGGTTCTGATGTCGAATTCCTTCACAGCTTGTTTCAGTGCTCTGGTGCCGAACTTCATCATGGGGACGTCGGTCATCTCGGGTTTAATGGGGTCTTTCTTCCTGTTTTCTGGGTATTTCATATCAAGGGAGAACATACCCAGTTACTGGATTTTCATGCATTATTTGAGCCTGTTCAAGTACCCATTTGAGTGCTTCATGGTGAACGAGTATGGAGGGGAAGCAGGGAGAAGAAGGTGTGTGGAAAGTGAAATGGGGGTGTGTGAATTGTATGGTGATGGGTTCCTGAGGCAACAAGGGGTGAAGGAATCGCAGAAGTGGAGCAATTTGGCTGTGATGATGGGGTTCATCTTGGGTTACAGGGTGTTCTGTTTTCTGATTTTGTGGTACAGATGCAGCAGAAGCAGAAAATAA